The genomic window CAGCACACGGCACCAGTGCGAGGAATAGATGGCATCAACAGGGATACTGCGTTGCCGAAAAGCATCACCAATGGCCGCAGCCTGAGCGCGCCCCTGGTCTGAAAGATTGCGCTGGGTGGCGCAGTCATCGCGGTTGAAGTTATCAGGATCGCCCACGCCAGGGGCCAGTGCATGGCGCATAAGAATGACTTGCCCACCTTCCTGTAACGCTTGCCAGGCAGAGGTATTCGCCATACTGGTGGAAGAACCCAACAGGGCGATTGACAGCAGTAAAAGGCCAACAAACCCACGCAGCACACCCATGGCTACCCCCCCTAACGGCTACAGCATCAAAAGGCCCACTTGGTGCTGCTTAGATGAGCGGTACGAAAGGCACATTGATACACCCGGTCAAAGCAAGAGACGCCGCCAAAATCAGTAAAAAACGCATGGTGATCCTTAAATATGATTGTGAATTGAAGTTGCGTCTGATGACGCCTAACGGGCAAATGATACCATCCATGGTACCCGAAGAACCTCTGCCAATAGTGTAAAAAACCCCTAACCCAGCAGGTAAGTATCCAGGTCGGTTCCTACGCCTATAATACCGTCATCTAGGTTACGCAGAAGATAGTCATCCACGTCATCCTGACTGGCTTGCTGGAATTCTTCAGACTCTGTGAACGCTAGCACCAGATCGCCTAGCGTTACGTTATCTGCCTGCAACTGGTTTTGCC from Halomonas sp. CH40 includes these protein-coding regions:
- a CDS encoding histidine phosphatase family protein yields the protein MGVLRGFVGLLLLSIALLGSSTSMANTSAWQALQEGGQVILMRHALAPGVGDPDNFNRDDCATQRNLSDQGRAQAAAIGDAFRQRSIPVDAIYSSHWCRVLETAELMALGDVQTVDWLDSFFIASERYAREQRTREARQQILDWQGSGNLLLVTHQVNITALVGGGVASGDMVVVQPEDGELTVIGRLTDVR